One Legionella hackeliae DNA segment encodes these proteins:
- the coaE gene encoding dephospho-CoA kinase (Dephospho-CoA kinase (CoaE) performs the final step in coenzyme A biosynthesis.), with product MYCVGLTGNIASGKSTVASFLKSKGITVISADHIARDLTKKNGLAYKKIINRFGESILATSKEIDRAKLRQIIFSNPEQRLWLEQLLHPLIREHIVELLPHSRSPYSVVEIPLLKDRRVYPYLDRVLAVLSDQQEQIRRVIKRDNCSKEEAKAILLAQPDDAERIAIADDIILNNDSLEVLKEQITNLHQRYLQFAADKTL from the coding sequence ATGTATTGTGTTGGATTAACCGGGAATATTGCCAGTGGAAAATCGACGGTCGCCTCCTTTCTTAAAAGCAAAGGGATAACAGTCATTAGTGCCGATCATATTGCTCGTGATTTGACCAAAAAAAATGGGCTGGCTTATAAAAAAATCATAAACCGCTTTGGCGAATCTATTCTGGCAACCTCGAAAGAAATCGACCGTGCCAAACTTCGCCAAATTATTTTTTCTAATCCTGAACAACGACTCTGGCTGGAGCAATTATTACACCCGCTTATAAGAGAGCATATTGTGGAGTTATTACCACATAGCAGAAGTCCCTACTCTGTTGTTGAAATCCCTTTGCTGAAAGATAGGCGGGTTTATCCTTATCTTGATCGCGTATTAGCAGTGTTGTCTGATCAACAGGAACAAATTAGACGAGTGATAAAAAGAGATAACTGCTCAAAAGAAGAAGCCAAGGCCATTCTTTTAGCTCAACCTGATGATGCAGAAAGAATCGCAATCGCCGATGATATAATCCTAAATAATGATTCGTTAGAGGTGCTCAAAGAGCAAATTACAAATTTACATCAAAGATATTTGCAATTTGCTGCTGATAAAACCCTTTAA